From one Caldithrix abyssi DSM 13497 genomic stretch:
- a CDS encoding PorV/PorQ family protein produces MKRFLILLVSVFMMLQGNRLLAESNGGYAGAFMRLGLGARHLALGNSSVAAPVDAFSFYYNPALSAFHEKRMFTLSHRFMSLDRRFDFIGFASKIPPGAGFSLGWIHSGVGDIQGYNMIGEQTGTIDHNLNAIYFNFARVFAGKFAVGLTIKHMREDLNFGADSYNASGWGWDFGAAYRFNQKLTVAASLRDVGSKLTANTEKLFEFGGTTVFTFPKIWSVGATYLTPLPWLRVNYAFVGTEHENGQHLGLEATYRNILALRFGYNKDQLTFGAGMGFKLWKFFTTLDYAFVPSVVDEGASHVFSWQFYLN; encoded by the coding sequence ATGAAAAGATTTTTGATTTTGTTAGTTAGCGTTTTTATGATGTTGCAGGGCAATCGGTTGCTGGCGGAGAGTAACGGTGGATACGCCGGGGCCTTTATGCGGCTGGGGCTGGGCGCCCGGCATCTGGCGCTGGGCAATAGTTCGGTAGCCGCGCCGGTGGACGCCTTTTCGTTCTATTACAATCCGGCTTTGAGCGCCTTTCACGAAAAACGGATGTTTACGCTTTCGCACCGTTTTATGTCGCTCGATCGCCGTTTCGATTTCATCGGCTTTGCCAGTAAAATTCCGCCAGGCGCGGGGTTTAGCCTGGGCTGGATCCACAGCGGCGTGGGCGATATTCAGGGCTACAACATGATCGGCGAGCAAACAGGTACAATCGATCATAATCTGAACGCCATCTATTTTAATTTTGCCCGCGTTTTTGCCGGCAAATTTGCCGTGGGGCTGACCATCAAGCACATGCGCGAAGATCTGAATTTTGGCGCCGATAGTTACAATGCCAGCGGCTGGGGCTGGGATTTTGGCGCGGCGTACCGCTTCAATCAAAAACTGACCGTAGCAGCCAGCTTGCGCGATGTGGGCTCTAAATTAACGGCCAACACGGAAAAGTTGTTTGAATTTGGCGGCACAACGGTTTTTACCTTTCCCAAAATCTGGAGCGTTGGCGCCACGTATTTAACGCCTTTGCCCTGGTTGCGCGTCAATTACGCCTTTGTGGGAACGGAACACGAAAACGGTCAACATCTGGGGCTTGAGGCCACCTATCGCAACATTCTGGCATTACGCTTTGGCTACAATAAGGATCAGCTAACCTTTGGCGCGGGAATGGGTTTTAAGCTCTGGAAATTTTTTACAACGCTCGATTATGCCTTTGTCCCCTCGGTGGTGGACGAGGGCGCCAGTCATGTTTTTTCATGGCAATTTTATTTGAATTAG
- a CDS encoding sialidase family protein, producing the protein MKSFYMQFVLIFLLLSAQLFSQAMFKTSFNLAQDEHPFAQTLYGNGIVDLTAKDSVVWVATGYGLSKAVYDLQSDDWRWTSFTEKEYKGKGGVSAFGYMDDRTFWIATAFDTLTAVSDESLPAGSGLSYTRDGGQTWIHVPQPVDSINEDRYAPTTTVIQNLIYDLAFIDSTVWIASFGGGLRRSDDMGKSWQVVTTDGKFFSSLQNLNHRAFSLLAVNDTLWVGTAEGISKSADNGQTWERFVFEKDNPHSISGNFVVALAYQPEANAVWAATIQAEDTSEFRAVCVTYDGGKTWQRKLVEEDIFAHNFAFYGQQVFVAADKGLYHYLPEQDKWEVITDIQDFESGNEIFQPEYYSVTVQMWNDYHFAWLGNADGLAVRRLNDPLADWRVIRSFVSTKVRAKPAVYAYPVPFSPGRHFFVRFEYDTDKNLDEPIRIYDFAMDLVAEIPPSNLKPKWDGKNQKGDVVASGVYFFRAKVNGQVTWGKIVVVN; encoded by the coding sequence ATGAAAAGTTTTTACATGCAATTTGTCCTGATATTTTTGCTGCTCAGCGCGCAGCTTTTTTCTCAAGCCATGTTCAAAACGTCGTTCAATCTGGCGCAGGATGAGCATCCATTTGCTCAAACGCTTTACGGCAACGGCATTGTGGACCTGACGGCAAAAGATTCTGTTGTGTGGGTGGCCACGGGCTACGGCTTGAGCAAAGCGGTGTACGATCTGCAGAGCGATGACTGGCGTTGGACCAGTTTTACGGAAAAAGAATACAAAGGCAAGGGCGGGGTTTCCGCGTTTGGCTACATGGACGATCGCACATTCTGGATTGCCACCGCCTTTGACACGTTAACGGCCGTTTCGGACGAGAGCTTGCCCGCCGGCAGCGGATTGAGTTACACGCGCGACGGCGGCCAGACATGGATTCATGTGCCGCAGCCGGTGGACAGCATAAACGAGGATCGTTACGCGCCCACCACCACCGTCATCCAGAATTTAATTTACGATCTGGCTTTTATCGACAGCACGGTGTGGATTGCCAGCTTTGGCGGGGGGCTGCGGCGTTCGGACGACATGGGCAAAAGCTGGCAGGTGGTTACCACCGACGGCAAGTTTTTTTCCAGTTTACAAAACCTGAACCATCGCGCCTTTTCATTGCTGGCCGTCAACGATACCCTGTGGGTGGGAACGGCCGAGGGCATCAGTAAGTCGGCCGACAACGGTCAGACCTGGGAACGCTTTGTGTTTGAAAAAGACAATCCGCACTCCATTTCCGGTAATTTTGTGGTGGCGCTGGCCTACCAGCCGGAAGCGAACGCGGTGTGGGCGGCCACCATTCAGGCTGAGGACACCAGCGAATTCCGCGCGGTGTGCGTGACGTACGACGGCGGCAAAACCTGGCAGCGTAAACTGGTGGAAGAGGATATTTTTGCCCACAATTTCGCCTTCTACGGCCAACAGGTCTTCGTCGCGGCTGATAAGGGCCTGTATCACTACCTGCCGGAACAGGATAAATGGGAGGTGATTACCGATATTCAGGATTTTGAATCGGGCAATGAAATTTTTCAACCGGAGTATTATTCGGTTACGGTGCAAATGTGGAACGATTATCATTTTGCCTGGCTGGGCAATGCCGATGGGCTGGCGGTGCGCCGTTTGAATGATCCGCTTGCCGACTGGCGCGTGATCCGTTCGTTTGTTTCGACGAAGGTGCGCGCCAAACCGGCTGTGTACGCCTATCCGGTGCCCTTTTCGCCCGGCCGTCATTTTTTTGTACGGTTCGAATACGATACCGACAAAAATCTGGACGAGCCCATTCGTATTTATGATTTTGCCATGGACCTGGTGGCGGAAATTCCGCCATCCAATTTAAAGCCGAAATGGGACGGTAAAAATCAAAAGGGCGATGTAGTGGCCAGCGGCGTTTATTTCTTTAGAGCAAAGGTAAACGGCCAGGTCACCTGGGGTAAAATTGTTGTGGTCAATTAA